A stretch of Zootoca vivipara chromosome 13, rZooViv1.1, whole genome shotgun sequence DNA encodes these proteins:
- the LOC118095600 gene encoding olfactory receptor 2D3-like, which translates to MESENLTSVTEFILVGLSNHRRTQILLFVVILIFYSFTFLGNLVIIMLVLADPRLHTPMYFFLTQLSGLEICYVTCTVPQMLAHLLSGNGDISFARCVTQMYLGLSLGSTEALLLGAMAYDRYVAICQPLVYAVAMDKWHQLRLSSGSWAGGFLLSLMNVACTLRFPFCGPNLINHFFCEMPVVLKLACADTRVTEAVIFGAAVIILLVPLSVILTSYGLILSSVLQMKSAAGRSKAFSTCASHLAVVTLFYGTVISMYMRPRSGTTPDSDKKIAFFYIVVTPLLNPIIYTLRNKDVHGAVAKLLQRVSWKKKG; encoded by the coding sequence ATGGAATCTGAGAACCTCACCTCTGTCACAGAGTTCATCTTAGTAGGGCTCTCCAACCACCGCAGGACACAGATTCTCCTCTTTGTGGTCATCCTCATATTCTACTCATTTACCTTTTTGGGCAACCTGGTCATCATCATGCTGGTGCTGGCTGACCCCCGCCTCCATACACCTATGTACTTCTTCCTGACTCAACTCTCTGGTCTGGAGATATGTTATGTCACCTGCACTGTGCCCCAGATGTTGGCTCATCTCTTGTCTGGGAATGGAGATATCTCCTTTGCCCGTTGTGTGACCCAGATGTACCTTGGGCTGTCCCTGGGTAGCACTGAAGCTCTTCTGCTTGGTGCCATGGCTTATGACCGCTATGTGGCCATCTGCCAGCCCTTGGTCTACGCTGTTGCCATGGACAAGTGGCACCAGTTGCGGCTTTCCTCAGGCTCCTGGGCAGGTGGCTTCCTTCTCTCCCTGATGAATGTGGCCTGCACTCTTCGCTTCCCCTTCTGTGGCCCCAACCTCATCAATCACTTCTTTTGCGAGATGCCCGTAGTGTTGAAACTTGCATGTGCTGACACCCGTGTTACGGAGGCTGTCATTTTTGGAGCAGCTGTGATTATCCTTCTCGTGCCCCTTTCTGTTATCCTGACCTCTTACGGACTCATTCTGTCTTCTGTGTTACAAATGAAGTCAGCTGCTGGTCGGAGCAAAGCTTTCTCCACATGTGCTTCCCACCTGGCAGTGGTCACCTTGTTCTACGGCACCGTTATTTCTATGTATATGAGACCCAGGTCAGGGACAACTCCAGACAGTGACAAGAAAATTGCTTTTTTCTACATTGTGGTCACCCCACTTCTCAACCCTATCATTTATACCTTGAGGAACAAGGATGTCCATGGGGCAGTGGCCAAATTGCTACAAAGAGTGTCTTGGAAGAAGAAAGGATGA